In Treponema denticola, one genomic interval encodes:
- a CDS encoding SDR family NAD(P)-dependent oxidoreductase — protein sequence MRKIAVVAGGSSGIGLEITKALVLKDYFVYTMSRREFLSLPQEKSKHISLDITDEENLTKAFSDIWKKEGRIDLAVCAAGFGISGAVEFTSLEEAKRQMDVNFFGAFLFIRAAASYMRPQSFGKIFVISSIAGEIAIPFQGFYSASKAALGKLLEAFRAELQPFGVDCALIMPGDVATPFTAARNKSNLGDDAYNGRISKSVSKMEKDEQKGMSPESLGKFVVSLAEKKKIKFFYPYNWTYSFLLLLYRILPRQLGLFIVKKLYAE from the coding sequence ATGAGAAAAATAGCGGTAGTAGCGGGAGGCTCAAGCGGTATAGGTCTTGAAATTACAAAGGCCTTGGTTCTAAAAGATTATTTTGTTTACACCATGAGCCGCAGAGAATTTTTAAGTTTGCCTCAAGAAAAAAGTAAGCATATCAGCCTTGATATTACGGATGAAGAAAATCTTACAAAAGCCTTTTCCGATATTTGGAAAAAAGAAGGGCGGATTGATTTAGCCGTCTGTGCAGCGGGGTTCGGTATTTCAGGCGCTGTAGAATTTACAAGCCTTGAAGAAGCAAAAAGACAAATGGATGTAAACTTTTTCGGAGCTTTTTTATTTATAAGGGCAGCCGCCTCGTATATGAGACCCCAGTCTTTCGGAAAGATATTTGTGATCAGCTCTATAGCCGGAGAAATCGCCATTCCCTTTCAGGGTTTTTATTCGGCATCAAAGGCTGCACTCGGCAAGCTCTTAGAAGCTTTTAGAGCGGAGCTTCAGCCCTTCGGTGTGGACTGTGCCCTAATCATGCCCGGAGATGTTGCCACTCCCTTTACGGCTGCAAGAAATAAGTCAAATCTGGGAGATGATGCCTATAATGGAAGAATTTCAAAAAGCGTTTCTAAAATGGAAAAAGACGAGCAAAAGGGGATGAGCCCTGAAAGCTTAGGAAAATTCGTTGTCTCCCTTGCCGAAAAGAAGAAGATTAAATTCTTTTATCCTTATAATTGGACTTACTCCTTCTTGCTTCTTTTATATAGAATTTTACCCCGTCAATTAGGTCTTTTTATCGTAAAAAAACTATATGCAGAATAA
- the purE gene encoding phosphoribosylaminoimidazole carboxylase — translation MKPLVIILMGSSSDMGHAEKIASELKSFGIEYAIRIGSAHKTAEHVISILKEYEALNRPKLYITIAGRSNALSGFVDGFVKGATIACPPHSDSFGGADIYSSLRMPSGISPALVLEPKNAALLAARIFSLYDKEIAASVKSYMESNAQKIIEDDSKLKLQ, via the coding sequence GTGAAACCTCTTGTAATAATACTTATGGGTTCATCTTCAGATATGGGCCATGCAGAAAAAATAGCTTCGGAGTTAAAGAGCTTTGGAATCGAGTATGCTATAAGAATAGGCTCGGCTCATAAAACGGCGGAGCATGTTATTTCTATTCTAAAAGAATATGAAGCTCTTAATAGGCCGAAACTTTATATCACTATTGCAGGAAGGAGCAATGCTCTTTCAGGCTTTGTGGACGGTTTTGTAAAAGGTGCGACGATTGCCTGTCCTCCTCACTCCGACAGCTTTGGAGGAGCAGATATTTATTCTTCTCTTAGGATGCCCTCGGGTATTTCTCCGGCCTTGGTGTTGGAGCCTAAAAATGCGGCTCTCCTTGCTGCAAGAATTTTTTCACTTTATGATAAGGAAATAGCGGCTTCAGTTAAATCTTATATGGAATCAAATGCTCAAAAAATAATTGAAGACGATTCAAAACTAAAATTACAATAA
- the yajC gene encoding preprotein translocase subunit YajC, whose product MNFMPLLQGAAPGAFGSFGFLIPMLLVFVIFYFLLIRPQKKEQQKTEKMISQLQKGDKIITIGGIHGVVSSTKEKTIIIKVDDNCKIEINRSAVGAVLKDEPPKPDFAGEGEKKKSLFGKKSNDSENGGTVSQNESK is encoded by the coding sequence ATGAATTTTATGCCTTTATTGCAAGGAGCCGCTCCGGGCGCTTTCGGTTCCTTCGGTTTTTTAATACCAATGCTCTTGGTATTCGTTATTTTTTATTTTTTGCTTATCCGCCCGCAAAAAAAGGAACAGCAAAAAACCGAAAAGATGATTTCTCAGCTTCAGAAGGGTGATAAGATCATCACCATCGGCGGTATTCACGGTGTTGTAAGTTCTACAAAAGAAAAGACAATTATCATAAAAGTTGATGATAACTGCAAAATTGAAATCAACCGCTCCGCTGTAGGTGCCGTTTTAAAAGATGAGCCTCCTAAGCCTGATTTTGCCGGAGAGGGTGAAAAGAAAAAATCTCTATTCGGAAAAAAATCCAACGATTCCGAAAACGGCGGCACAGTTTCACAAAACGAGTCAAAATAA
- the secF gene encoding protein translocase subunit SecF — MKKIISFSKFFVPCIIFSIGLMIFGIVGYFTKGINFGIDFQAGFIEKVKIAPTAVELSYEGPLTVSFSQGISDISITTTSLDGENKSYVFKFADNPSLKDFADGLASINGLKVKVSASGNVLLKNLFSNSESSSRLSSNVFRLHYLEKGLKPISTDEVRHALSSIPSVSVQQLGVPEDRYFQIRLADDGKYEDANKELRSIINSALNAAYGTENIAVISTDFVGSRFSSSLAQQAILLVGGALVLIFVYAMFRFQWNFSLAAIIALLHDTLVMIMFISWTQMEFNSTTIAAILTIIGYSINDTIVIFDRIREKIHLEPKLECNEILDKALTEVFTRTIITTLTTMVAVVALYLFTTDSMKDFALALIVGLISGTYSSIYIASYFIALTSKGKKAGEMITRGKRAPGELSGAVI; from the coding sequence ATGAAAAAAATAATTAGTTTTTCGAAATTTTTCGTTCCGTGCATTATTTTCAGTATAGGGCTCATGATTTTTGGAATAGTAGGCTACTTTACTAAAGGAATAAATTTCGGTATTGACTTTCAGGCAGGTTTTATAGAAAAAGTAAAAATAGCTCCTACGGCAGTAGAGCTTTCCTATGAAGGACCTTTAACGGTTTCTTTTTCGCAAGGTATATCCGACATTTCGATTACTACCACCTCTCTGGATGGAGAAAACAAATCTTATGTCTTTAAGTTTGCCGATAATCCTTCTCTTAAAGACTTTGCTGACGGCCTTGCTTCTATTAACGGCTTAAAAGTAAAAGTTTCCGCTTCGGGAAATGTGCTTCTTAAAAACTTGTTTTCCAATTCGGAATCTTCTTCACGTCTTTCGTCTAATGTGTTTAGACTTCATTATTTAGAAAAAGGTCTTAAACCGATAAGTACCGATGAAGTTCGTCATGCTCTTTCTTCAATACCATCAGTTTCGGTTCAGCAATTAGGTGTTCCTGAAGACAGATATTTTCAGATAAGACTAGCCGATGACGGAAAATATGAAGATGCAAACAAAGAATTACGCTCGATTATAAACTCTGCCTTAAATGCAGCCTACGGTACCGAAAACATTGCAGTTATAAGTACGGACTTTGTAGGTTCACGTTTTTCTTCTTCGTTGGCACAACAGGCAATATTGCTGGTAGGCGGTGCCTTGGTTTTAATCTTTGTTTATGCAATGTTCCGCTTTCAGTGGAATTTTTCGCTTGCGGCAATTATTGCTCTGCTTCACGATACGCTCGTAATGATTATGTTTATTTCGTGGACACAGATGGAATTTAATTCTACGACGATAGCCGCCATTCTTACGATTATAGGTTATTCTATAAACGACACAATCGTTATCTTTGACCGTATCCGCGAAAAGATTCATCTTGAACCGAAGCTGGAATGCAACGAAATTTTGGACAAAGCCCTGACTGAGGTATTTACACGAACAATTATTACAACCCTTACAACGATGGTTGCAGTTGTAGCACTTTATTTGTTTACCACCGATTCGATGAAAGATTTTGCCTTAGCCTTAATTGTAGGTCTTATAAGCGGAACCTATTC
- a CDS encoding phosphoribosylaminoimidazolesuccinocarboxamide synthase: MISRNAAFRESNLPLPSKQTGKVRDWYSPEEGKRLIVTTDRISAFDRVLTALPYKGQVLNQLSLWWFENTKDIIKNHIISCPDPNCIIVTEVKPLPIEVIVRGYITGVTSTALWYRYSLGERNIYGYDFPEGLKKNQALPKPIITPTTKGGPTGHDERLTCDEVVSQGYLSKEEWDFVQKAALALFARGQKSAKEAGLILVDTKYEFGVDKDNNILLIDEVHTPDSSRYWKLDTYEQRLKEGKEPENFDKEFVRMAYAAKGYRGDGEIPELDENVWNEAIQLYITAYEKLTKSKFVPGEYPVEERIVKNLKKAGLM, from the coding sequence ATGATTTCACGAAATGCAGCTTTTAGAGAATCTAATTTACCTCTCCCTTCAAAACAAACAGGAAAGGTAAGGGATTGGTACTCTCCCGAAGAAGGGAAACGCTTGATTGTAACCACAGACAGAATTTCTGCCTTTGACAGGGTTCTTACAGCCCTTCCATACAAGGGGCAGGTTTTAAACCAGCTTTCTCTTTGGTGGTTTGAAAATACCAAGGACATAATCAAAAATCACATAATATCTTGTCCTGATCCTAACTGCATTATCGTAACTGAAGTAAAACCGCTTCCGATAGAGGTCATAGTAAGGGGGTATATTACAGGCGTAACATCTACAGCCCTTTGGTACAGATATTCTTTAGGTGAAAGAAATATATACGGATATGATTTTCCTGAAGGCTTGAAAAAAAATCAGGCACTTCCTAAGCCGATTATAACGCCTACCACAAAGGGCGGCCCTACAGGTCATGACGAAAGACTTACCTGCGATGAGGTTGTTTCGCAAGGTTATCTGTCAAAAGAAGAATGGGACTTTGTACAAAAAGCGGCCCTTGCCCTTTTTGCACGCGGCCAAAAAAGTGCAAAAGAAGCGGGCTTGATTTTAGTAGATACAAAATACGAATTCGGTGTAGATAAGGATAATAATATTCTTTTAATAGATGAGGTTCATACCCCCGATTCTTCACGCTATTGGAAACTCGATACTTACGAACAAAGATTAAAGGAAGGGAAGGAGCCGGAAAACTTTGACAAGGAATTTGTGAGAATGGCCTATGCAGCAAAAGGCTACCGAGGCGACGGAGAAATCCCAGAACTCGATGAAAATGTCTGGAATGAGGCTATTCAGCTTTATATTACTGCTTACGAAAAACTGACAAAATCTAAATTTGTTCCGGGAGAATATCCGGTTGAAGAGCGCATAGTAAAGAACTTAAAAAAGGCAGGCTTAATGTGA
- the mtnK gene encoding S-methyl-5-thioribose kinase: MRFSSHYKMEGDDIIDYVFEHSNFFDSNENLVCEEIGDGNINYVYRIFDTNTKKSLILKQADVQTRVRPDGYLNPDRSIREAEVLKLYNECAPGFSPKIIYADPVMAAIIMEDIGSYSNLRMELMAGKIFYGIEELIARFIVDTSLPSTDLVLAYQKKFQAAAKFYNPDLCKITEDLVFTHPYKDVRQRNILLPENADWLKKKFYEDLNLIARVAALKEKFNNYPQGLIHGDLHSGSIFVKNENEETKIKIIDPEFAFYGPIAYDLGNVLAHFIFAQGYAKYSPLFVDEEKQRTDFLSWLEDAKNNLFKFFHVFAKDFLIKNIKDPVYQNEIFIDNYIEKIKIDAVSFCGTELNRRIIGSAKTAEITSIKKIENRIALERDLAEQGCAMILNPEKILRGL; the protein is encoded by the coding sequence ATGCGGTTTAGTTCCCATTACAAGATGGAAGGCGATGATATAATCGATTATGTCTTTGAGCACAGTAATTTTTTTGATTCGAATGAAAATTTAGTTTGCGAGGAAATAGGGGACGGAAATATAAATTATGTCTACCGCATTTTTGACACGAACACAAAAAAATCTCTTATTTTAAAACAAGCTGATGTTCAAACGAGGGTGCGCCCCGACGGATATTTAAATCCGGATAGGAGCATCCGTGAAGCCGAAGTTTTAAAACTGTATAACGAATGTGCTCCCGGTTTTTCTCCGAAAATAATTTATGCCGATCCGGTTATGGCTGCAATCATAATGGAAGACATCGGTTCTTATTCTAATTTAAGAATGGAATTAATGGCCGGAAAAATATTTTACGGAATTGAAGAACTGATTGCTCGGTTTATTGTGGACACAAGCCTGCCTTCCACAGATTTGGTTTTAGCTTATCAAAAAAAATTCCAAGCCGCAGCCAAATTTTATAATCCCGATCTTTGTAAAATTACTGAAGACTTGGTTTTTACTCATCCTTATAAGGATGTAAGGCAAAGAAATATTTTGCTCCCCGAAAATGCAGACTGGCTTAAAAAAAAGTTTTATGAAGATTTAAACCTTATTGCAAGGGTTGCTGCCTTAAAAGAAAAATTCAATAACTATCCTCAAGGGCTTATTCACGGGGATCTGCATTCGGGTTCTATCTTTGTAAAAAATGAAAATGAAGAAACAAAGATAAAAATAATCGATCCCGAATTCGCCTTTTACGGCCCAATAGCCTATGACCTTGGAAATGTCCTTGCTCATTTTATTTTTGCTCAAGGCTATGCAAAATATTCGCCTCTTTTTGTTGATGAAGAAAAGCAAAGAACGGACTTTTTATCTTGGCTTGAAGACGCAAAAAACAATCTATTTAAATTCTTCCATGTTTTTGCAAAAGATTTTCTTATTAAAAATATAAAAGATCCGGTTTATCAAAACGAAATTTTTATTGACAACTATATCGAAAAAATAAAAATCGATGCCGTTTCTTTTTGCGGCACCGAGTTAAACAGAAGGATAATCGGTTCTGCAAAAACAGCTGAAATTACAAGCATAAAAAAAATCGAAAACCGTATTGCCCTTGAAAGGGATTTAGCAGAACAGGGATGTGCCATGATTTTAAACCCAGAAAAAATTTTAAGAGGACTTTAA
- a CDS encoding single-stranded DNA-binding protein, which yields MKSLNSLIIEGNMVREPVVKTTANGTTLCTFSIASNRNYKKDDNFVQETSYFDIETWANLAKLCEQNGAKGRGVRVVGRIKQDRWVGTDGKNYSKVKVVAEHVEFKPIFKNAGEKTQAKGEVLIEEKVMAF from the coding sequence ATGAAGTCATTAAACTCGCTTATCATTGAAGGAAACATGGTTAGGGAACCGGTAGTAAAAACTACGGCAAACGGAACAACTTTATGTACTTTTTCTATTGCATCAAATAGGAACTACAAAAAAGATGATAACTTTGTACAGGAAACTTCCTATTTTGATATAGAAACATGGGCAAACCTTGCAAAGTTGTGTGAACAAAATGGAGCAAAGGGCAGAGGCGTACGTGTCGTAGGCAGAATCAAACAGGATAGATGGGTAGGTACTGACGGAAAAAACTACAGCAAGGTAAAGGTTGTTGCAGAACATGTAGAGTTTAAGCCTATCTTTAAAAATGCGGGCGAAAAAACACAGGCAAAGGGGGAAGTTCTTATTGAAGAAAAAGTAATGGCATTTTAA
- the secD gene encoding protein translocase subunit SecD, which produces MSKRVRFIIVLLVIALCFVFLHPTLRWYFWTDKEDKALALASREKIKDYSENMARADVDRLIEMAASNSTETLPEKYDPIIKEAKSRRKALGMELPSQWTAQEVVASFKLSSKEKFITAAQPILETAYRDSILGIKNYQTNAVKLGLDLSGGMLVIIKADLDSAISADGASNETIADSKKAAMTLAMDTLRSRIDKFGLTDPVIRRQGEDRIYIEIPGAADADKINSIIMGRGILAFHIVDDEATQAFREYYRNNPGKTFDAEYNLLNPEIIPEDCMVLGVYHKDAYGIDERDDREPFLVVKKQAGLEGKHLVSVDTTADQRSNNPLVNFSLDAEGAKIFAELTTNNVGKRLAIVSDNKIKSAPNLKEPITGGAGSISGMSATEANNLKTVLRTAWLNVPLQLETQQVVGASLGDEKINEGIKALQWGLIAVLVFMLVFYKEAGINACIAQILNLYIMFSVLSAFNLTLTLPSIAGMILTIGMAVDANVVVFERIKEELKLGKTREAAVNAGFDHAFSAIMDSNITTFIAAFFLSILGTGPIKGFAYSLAIGVVSSVFTALFVSRLIFDFGTQTLKLNKIHISWRKLENEKNN; this is translated from the coding sequence ATGAGTAAAAGAGTTAGATTTATCATTGTCCTTCTTGTTATTGCCTTGTGTTTTGTTTTTTTACATCCTACCCTTAGATGGTATTTTTGGACGGATAAAGAAGATAAAGCTTTGGCATTGGCATCCAGAGAAAAGATTAAAGATTATTCCGAGAATATGGCTAGGGCTGATGTTGATCGGCTTATAGAAATGGCTGCTTCAAATTCAACAGAGACTCTTCCGGAAAAATATGATCCCATCATTAAAGAAGCTAAGTCCCGCCGAAAGGCTTTGGGTATGGAGCTTCCTTCTCAGTGGACGGCTCAAGAGGTTGTTGCAAGTTTTAAGCTTTCCTCCAAGGAAAAGTTTATCACGGCAGCTCAGCCTATTTTAGAAACTGCATATAGGGATTCCATTTTAGGTATAAAAAATTACCAAACAAATGCCGTTAAGCTTGGACTTGACCTTTCAGGCGGTATGTTGGTTATTATCAAAGCCGACTTGGATTCTGCAATTTCTGCCGATGGAGCGAGCAATGAGACAATAGCAGATTCAAAGAAGGCTGCCATGACTTTGGCCATGGATACGCTTCGAAGCCGAATAGACAAGTTCGGTCTTACGGATCCCGTTATCCGCCGTCAGGGTGAAGATAGAATCTATATTGAGATACCGGGAGCTGCCGATGCAGATAAGATAAATTCTATTATTATGGGGCGGGGTATCTTAGCTTTCCATATAGTGGATGATGAAGCTACTCAGGCCTTTAGGGAATATTACCGAAATAATCCGGGGAAAACCTTTGATGCAGAATACAATCTTTTAAACCCAGAAATTATTCCGGAAGACTGTATGGTACTGGGGGTATATCACAAAGATGCCTACGGTATAGATGAAAGAGATGATAGAGAGCCCTTCCTTGTCGTAAAAAAACAAGCAGGCCTTGAAGGGAAGCACTTGGTAAGCGTAGACACTACCGCAGATCAAAGGTCCAATAATCCCCTTGTCAATTTTTCTCTTGATGCTGAAGGAGCAAAGATATTTGCAGAATTAACTACAAATAATGTCGGAAAAAGGCTTGCCATAGTTTCGGACAATAAGATAAAGTCGGCCCCTAACCTTAAGGAGCCTATTACAGGGGGGGCAGGAAGTATAAGCGGAATGTCTGCAACAGAGGCAAACAATCTTAAAACCGTTTTAAGAACTGCATGGTTAAATGTTCCGCTGCAGCTTGAAACACAGCAGGTTGTAGGTGCCAGCCTAGGAGACGAAAAAATCAATGAAGGTATTAAGGCCTTACAGTGGGGCTTAATTGCCGTCTTGGTTTTTATGCTGGTATTCTATAAGGAAGCTGGAATCAATGCTTGTATTGCTCAAATTTTAAACCTTTATATAATGTTCAGTGTTCTTTCAGCCTTTAATTTAACTCTTACATTGCCCAGTATTGCCGGTATGATTTTAACTATCGGTATGGCTGTAGATGCTAACGTTGTAGTTTTTGAAAGAATAAAAGAAGAACTAAAATTAGGTAAGACAAGGGAAGCTGCTGTTAATGCAGGCTTTGACCACGCATTTTCCGCCATTATGGACTCAAATATCACTACTTTTATAGCTGCCTTCTTCCTATCCATCCTTGGAACAGGCCCGATTAAAGGTTTTGCATATAGTTTGGCTATAGGTGTTGTGTCCTCCGTATTTACCGCCTTGTTTGTTTCACGCTTAATATTCGATTTCGGAACTCAAACTCTAAAATTAAATAAGATTCATATCAGCTGGAGGAAGTTAGAAAATGAAAAAAATAATTAG